The following coding sequences lie in one Miscanthus floridulus cultivar M001 chromosome 9, ASM1932011v1, whole genome shotgun sequence genomic window:
- the LOC136481986 gene encoding uncharacterized protein, protein MGSGDQAANPLSSFLRQPGAFSLSRRVAMARDATATAVPALRPWLVDLLPVLVVLVIAAHVLALGYWIYRLATDGSRQPARSKKH, encoded by the exons ATGGGCTCGGGCGACCAGGCGGCCAACCCCCTCTCTTCCTTCCTCCGCCAACCCGGCGCGTTCTCCCTCTCCCGCCGCGTCGCCATGGCGCgcgacgccaccgccaccgccgtgccCGCGCTCCGCCCCTGGCTCGTCGACCTCCTCCcggtcctcgtcgtcctcgtcatcGCCGCCCACGTCCTCGCCCTC GGTTACTGGATCTACAGGCTCGCCACGGATGGGTCCAGGCAGCCCGCGCGGAGCAAGAAGCACTAA